In a genomic window of Hoeflea sp. 108:
- a CDS encoding SDR family oxidoreductase, translated as MDLGLSGKRALVLGASRGLGAAIARSLAMEGVRVYAAARNVERIAEWTEALPRGFGALIEPVHLDLADIASVDALAQRIHAAGGVDIVVNNSGGPAPASAEEAPRADWVAQFEAMAANVIHLTQALLQSMKKREWGRIITVASSGVAQPIANLAISNGVRAALVGWSKTLAGEVAKHGVTVNVVAPGRIATERVASLDANAAQRTGASVDEVARQSAASIPAGRYGRPDEFADVVAFLASEKASYVTGSLIRIDGGMIRSI; from the coding sequence ATGGACCTCGGATTATCCGGCAAGCGCGCCCTTGTCCTTGGCGCGAGCCGCGGACTGGGCGCAGCCATCGCACGATCGCTCGCGATGGAAGGCGTGCGTGTTTATGCAGCGGCGCGCAATGTGGAGCGGATTGCCGAATGGACGGAGGCCCTGCCTCGGGGATTTGGAGCCTTGATCGAACCTGTTCATTTGGACCTTGCGGACATTGCCTCGGTGGATGCATTGGCGCAACGAATCCATGCCGCCGGCGGCGTCGACATCGTCGTCAACAACAGCGGGGGGCCGGCGCCCGCCAGCGCCGAGGAGGCGCCGCGCGCCGATTGGGTCGCCCAGTTCGAAGCGATGGCTGCGAACGTCATTCATCTCACCCAGGCGTTGTTACAGTCAATGAAGAAGCGCGAGTGGGGGCGTATCATCACGGTGGCGTCGTCCGGCGTTGCACAGCCCATTGCCAATCTGGCGATCTCCAACGGCGTACGGGCAGCGCTCGTCGGTTGGTCGAAAACCCTGGCCGGCGAGGTGGCGAAGCACGGCGTCACCGTGAACGTCGTTGCGCCGGGCAGGATTGCTACGGAGCGTGTCGCCTCCCTCGACGCCAACGCCGCCCAAAGGACCGGGGCAAGCGTCGACGAGGTGGCCCGCCAATCCGCGGCCAGCATTCCGGCCGGCAGATACGGGAGGCCGGATGAATTTGCCGATGTTGTCGCGTTTCTCGCCAGCGAAAAAGCGTCCTATGTGACAGGTTCGCTCATAAGGATAGATGGCGGAATGATACGGTCAATTTGA
- a CDS encoding dihydrodipicolinate synthase family protein, with protein MSGTLNEQARGVFAICVTPFTDREAVDLDSTRSMVDFYIDKGCTGLTLLGIMGEAPKLTAEESRSFVKTAIEATMGRAPIVVGVSSSGLASLAELANDVMSLGAAGVMVAPPGHLRSDDQIFSYYESVAETLGSSIPFVLQDYPLVTGVQIPVQVMTRIIEALPTCVMVKHEDWPGLNKISALRKREAENGLRRVSVLVGNGGLFLPDEMTRGADGAMTGFAYPEMMVDVVSAHARGDIARAHDIFDAYLPLARYEQQPGIGLAVRKHVLAQRGAITSATMRKPRQLLNALDIKDITFLIGRQTSYLERIG; from the coding sequence ATGTCGGGTACTTTGAACGAACAGGCCAGAGGCGTGTTCGCCATCTGCGTCACGCCATTCACCGACCGCGAGGCGGTGGATCTCGACAGCACGCGCTCGATGGTCGATTTCTACATCGACAAGGGCTGCACCGGCCTTACATTGCTGGGCATCATGGGCGAGGCGCCCAAGCTGACGGCCGAGGAATCCCGGAGCTTTGTCAAAACGGCTATCGAGGCGACGATGGGCCGCGCACCTATTGTCGTCGGTGTCTCAAGCAGCGGGCTTGCCTCGCTCGCCGAGCTTGCCAACGACGTTATGTCTCTTGGCGCAGCCGGCGTCATGGTCGCCCCGCCAGGACATCTGCGTTCCGACGATCAGATCTTCAGCTATTACGAATCCGTCGCCGAGACGCTCGGGTCCTCCATACCATTCGTGCTGCAGGACTATCCGCTTGTGACCGGCGTGCAGATCCCTGTTCAGGTCATGACCCGTATCATCGAGGCCCTTCCCACCTGCGTCATGGTCAAGCACGAGGATTGGCCTGGTCTCAACAAGATCAGCGCTCTGCGCAAACGCGAGGCGGAGAACGGCCTGAGGCGGGTTTCGGTTCTGGTCGGCAATGGTGGCTTGTTCCTGCCGGACGAGATGACGCGTGGCGCCGACGGGGCAATGACAGGCTTTGCCTATCCGGAGATGATGGTAGATGTCGTCTCAGCACACGCCCGGGGCGATATCGCGCGAGCTCACGACATCTTCGATGCCTATCTGCCTCTGGCCCGCTACGAGCAGCAGCCCGGCATAGGCCTCGCCGTGCGTAAGCACGTCCTGGCGCAACGTGGCGCAATCACCTCTGCAACCATGCGCAAACCACGACAGCTGCTCAACGCGCTCGATATCAAGGACATCACCTTCCTGATCGGGCGGCAGACAAGTTATCTCGAAAGGATCGGCTGA
- a CDS encoding aldehyde dehydrogenase family protein — MSLSGSQTIYGNLIDGEWSTGGELAEDINPSDTRDVVGRSARASRQDADHAIASARQAFAGWSHSGPQQRHDLLKQIGDEILARKDEIGRLLSREEGKTLAEGVGETARAGQVFLFFAQEVLRLAGEKLGSVRPAIDIEITREPVGVIGIITPWNFPIALPSWKIAAALAYGNTVVWKPADLVPATANALASIIKRAGCPKGVFNLVNGRGSVVGEAILANPDVAAVTFTGSVQTGSRVAAACVSSFKKMQLEMGGKNPLIVLDDADLEVAVECAANGAFFSTGQRCTASSRLIVTEAIHDRFVAALVARMRSLSVGDALDPASHIGPVVDDNQLRQNLGYVDIGRTDGAKLAEGGELLDAGKPGHYMRPALFTEADNSMRIAREEIFGPVACVIRARDYEEALAIANDTAFGLSAGICTTSLKHASHFRRNAEAGIVMVNLPTAGIDFHVPFGGRKGSSYGPREQGRYAAEFYTTVKTAYVMAG, encoded by the coding sequence ATGAGCCTTTCCGGGTCACAGACGATCTACGGCAATTTAATCGACGGCGAATGGTCGACCGGCGGTGAACTGGCCGAAGACATCAATCCTTCCGACACGCGCGACGTCGTTGGCCGCAGCGCGCGGGCGAGCCGCCAGGATGCCGACCATGCGATCGCTTCCGCACGACAGGCCTTCGCCGGGTGGTCTCATTCGGGGCCTCAGCAGCGCCATGATCTGCTCAAGCAGATTGGCGACGAGATCCTTGCTCGCAAGGACGAGATCGGGCGTCTGCTTTCACGCGAGGAGGGAAAAACGCTCGCCGAGGGCGTCGGCGAGACGGCGCGGGCCGGACAGGTATTCCTGTTCTTCGCCCAGGAGGTGCTGCGCCTTGCCGGCGAAAAACTCGGCTCTGTTCGCCCAGCTATCGATATTGAGATCACGCGCGAACCGGTGGGTGTCATCGGCATCATCACGCCATGGAACTTCCCGATTGCCTTGCCGTCCTGGAAGATCGCCGCCGCACTTGCCTATGGCAATACAGTTGTCTGGAAGCCGGCCGATCTCGTGCCGGCTACGGCCAATGCGCTTGCGTCGATCATCAAACGCGCCGGCTGCCCGAAAGGCGTGTTTAATCTCGTCAACGGCCGCGGATCGGTGGTGGGGGAGGCGATACTCGCCAACCCCGATGTCGCAGCAGTCACCTTCACCGGATCGGTGCAGACTGGCTCGCGAGTCGCAGCTGCCTGTGTGTCTTCGTTCAAGAAGATGCAGCTTGAAATGGGCGGTAAGAACCCGCTTATCGTGCTCGACGACGCCGATCTCGAGGTTGCAGTCGAATGCGCCGCCAATGGCGCCTTCTTCTCCACGGGCCAGCGCTGCACCGCATCCTCCCGCCTGATCGTGACCGAAGCCATCCACGACCGGTTCGTCGCGGCGCTGGTCGCACGCATGAGATCGCTCTCGGTGGGTGACGCCCTGGATCCGGCAAGCCATATCGGTCCCGTCGTCGACGACAACCAGCTTCGACAGAACCTGGGATATGTCGATATCGGCCGCACCGACGGCGCCAAGCTGGCGGAGGGGGGGGAGCTCCTCGATGCCGGCAAACCCGGCCACTACATGCGCCCTGCGCTGTTTACGGAAGCGGATAATTCCATGCGGATCGCCCGCGAGGAGATATTCGGGCCGGTTGCGTGCGTGATCCGGGCAAGGGATTACGAGGAAGCGCTCGCGATCGCCAATGACACGGCGTTCGGGCTGTCGGCGGGCATCTGCACCACCAGTCTCAAGCATGCCAGCCATTTCCGGCGCAATGCGGAGGCAGGCATCGTCATGGTCAACCTGCCCACCGCCGGCATCGATTTCCACGTCCCGTTCGGGGGACGGAAAGGCTCGAGCTACGGCCCACGCGAACAAGGCCGCTACGCGGCCGAATTCTACACCACGGTGAAGACCGCCTACGTGATGGCCGGTTGA
- a CDS encoding ferredoxin family protein, whose translation MPYVVTTACIDVKDGACQVSCPVDCIYEGGAMMYIQPEECINCGLCVSVCPVKAIFAEVDLPDDLKPFEEVNAAFFGDQVTGWGSPGGVSMAPKSTADHPYVLNLRNRLS comes from the coding sequence ATGCCTTATGTGGTCACCACTGCCTGCATCGACGTCAAGGATGGCGCCTGCCAGGTGAGTTGTCCCGTTGACTGCATCTATGAGGGTGGGGCGATGATGTACATCCAGCCTGAGGAGTGCATCAACTGCGGGCTTTGCGTCTCGGTCTGTCCGGTCAAGGCGATCTTTGCCGAAGTCGACCTGCCTGACGATCTCAAGCCTTTCGAGGAGGTCAACGCCGCCTTCTTCGGCGATCAGGTCACCGGCTGGGGCTCACCAGGCGGTGTTTCGATGGCTCCCAAAAGCACGGCCGACCACCCATACGTTCTCAATCTGCGCAATCGCCTTTCATAG
- a CDS encoding enoyl-CoA hydratase-related protein, with product MTVLYELKDHVARVTIDRPEVMNAVDAETQAALTHIWSRIEADPDVRCVVLTGSGERAFSAGADMKSGSEKRGLDYWASMLGGGFGGISTRTTLNVPVIARVNGLALGGGFEMVLGCDIVIASNTASFGLPEPRFGRLALAGGITQLSQRIPRAIAMGMLLTGARIDAAEAHRVGLVNEIVEPAQLDAAVDRWVSGILACAPLSLKAVKEMVRAVEQYGAYDASGMRLPALMTALGSSDQHEGVTAFREKRAPVWQGR from the coding sequence ATGACAGTCCTCTACGAATTGAAGGACCATGTGGCGCGCGTCACCATCGACCGCCCCGAAGTGATGAATGCGGTCGACGCCGAAACCCAGGCCGCGCTGACCCATATCTGGAGCCGGATCGAGGCCGATCCGGACGTGCGTTGCGTGGTGCTCACCGGAAGCGGCGAACGCGCCTTCAGCGCCGGCGCCGACATGAAGAGCGGCTCGGAGAAGCGGGGGCTCGACTACTGGGCATCGATGCTCGGCGGAGGCTTCGGCGGTATCTCGACGCGCACCACGCTCAATGTTCCCGTCATTGCACGTGTTAACGGCCTGGCGCTCGGCGGCGGATTCGAGATGGTGCTCGGCTGCGATATCGTGATTGCCTCGAACACGGCGTCCTTCGGGCTTCCCGAGCCGCGCTTCGGGCGGCTGGCGCTCGCCGGCGGCATCACCCAGCTGTCGCAGCGCATACCCAGGGCGATCGCCATGGGTATGCTGTTGACCGGGGCGCGTATCGACGCAGCGGAGGCTCATCGCGTCGGCCTCGTCAACGAGATCGTCGAACCCGCACAGCTCGATGCCGCAGTCGACCGCTGGGTATCAGGCATTCTTGCCTGCGCCCCCTTGTCGCTCAAAGCGGTCAAGGAGATGGTCCGCGCGGTCGAGCAATATGGCGCGTACGACGCCAGTGGCATGCGCCTGCCAGCCCTGATGACGGCACTCGGCAGCAGCGACCAGCATGAAGGCGTCACGGCCTTCCGCGAGAAGCGCGCCCCTGTCTGGCAGGGCAGGTAG
- a CDS encoding CoA transferase → MDKQKMPQPLEGVRIIDFTQVMFGPCGTLVLADYGADVIKIEKPGFGDLIRHSFKEDPDGIENAVYRSVNRNKRSMEVDVRSEEGRQIIYDLVKTADIVVDNFRAGVIERLGFGYDVLSEINPRIICASGTGFGATGPLAYKGGQDILLQALSGVMARKPNADAPPAIFATALCDYTAGMHLAQAIMLALLQRQKTGLGQKVAVAMFDSMLAMQMQEVAVWFKDGRELNWGDRPLSGVFPTTDGAIVIVGAFKENPLQLICRALGVADLSQEAKYADINGQIAHKPELQHLFRTTIATNTTAYWLGRFDEQDILCAPVLDLGAALDHPQTSVNARLVATQNGERYFGSPLGMQEGAFRLRHDPPRLGEHTQEILAELETRSRQPVDTAEELRTAKRA, encoded by the coding sequence ATGGACAAACAGAAAATGCCCCAGCCGTTGGAAGGCGTGCGCATCATCGACTTCACCCAGGTCATGTTCGGTCCCTGCGGCACGCTGGTGCTGGCGGATTATGGCGCCGACGTCATCAAGATCGAGAAGCCCGGCTTCGGCGACCTCATCAGGCATTCGTTCAAGGAGGATCCGGACGGTATCGAGAACGCTGTCTACCGTTCGGTCAATCGCAACAAACGCTCGATGGAGGTCGATGTCCGAAGTGAAGAAGGGCGCCAGATCATCTACGATCTGGTCAAGACCGCCGACATTGTCGTCGACAATTTCCGTGCAGGCGTGATCGAACGTCTCGGTTTCGGCTATGACGTCCTGTCCGAAATCAATCCGCGCATCATCTGCGCCTCGGGCACCGGTTTCGGCGCCACCGGCCCGCTCGCGTACAAGGGCGGGCAGGACATTCTGCTTCAGGCGCTGTCGGGCGTGATGGCGCGAAAGCCAAACGCCGATGCGCCACCGGCCATCTTTGCCACCGCCCTTTGCGACTACACCGCAGGCATGCATCTCGCCCAGGCGATCATGCTGGCGCTTCTCCAGCGCCAGAAGACGGGCCTTGGACAGAAGGTCGCGGTGGCCATGTTCGATTCCATGCTGGCGATGCAGATGCAGGAGGTAGCCGTCTGGTTCAAGGACGGTCGCGAGCTCAACTGGGGGGACCGCCCACTGAGCGGCGTCTTTCCAACGACCGACGGCGCCATCGTCATCGTCGGTGCCTTCAAGGAAAATCCGCTGCAGCTCATCTGCAGGGCGCTCGGCGTGGCCGACCTGTCGCAGGAGGCGAAATACGCCGACATCAACGGTCAGATCGCCCACAAGCCGGAACTGCAGCACCTGTTCCGCACGACCATAGCCACCAACACGACCGCCTATTGGCTCGGACGCTTCGACGAGCAGGATATTCTCTGCGCGCCTGTCCTGGATCTTGGCGCAGCGCTCGATCATCCACAGACTTCGGTCAACGCCAGGCTCGTGGCCACCCAGAACGGCGAACGCTATTTCGGCTCGCCTCTTGGAATGCAGGAGGGCGCGTTCCGTCTGCGTCACGACCCTCCGCGCCTTGGCGAACACACCCAGGAAATCCTGGCCGAGCTGGAAACGCGATCACGGCAGCCAGTTGATACGGCTGAAGAACTTCGCACGGCAAAGCGCGCCTAA
- a CDS encoding FAD-dependent oxidoreductase has protein sequence MSIARDHIVENQGHVRVVAHADVVVVGGGPAGISAAVAASRNGAKVILLERYPYLGGLASGGMVLVLDDMSDGKNQTVRGICSEIIERMEKMGLCVVPPVAEHGSSPELYRKWGRWGVYHLHSKKKPPEICPAAAFDPDAFKRASNDIVTDAGVHLRTHSWFSKTIVEDGRAVGVICETKEGRQAIMGSIIIDASGDLDVAASAGSAFTAGAFILTTVFRLGGIDTDEAERFEHEAPEEFQKIDREVKRILGGSWEKWWLKTPLPGVIWCNCPHMAGFDGLKVDDMTRADIEGRRRMHDAMDYAKAHLPGFANAYFIDVAPQLGVRQTRLLQGQYVVTKQDVLERRYFNDTVARGRDYYYPYRSFLPKDVNNLLVAGRHYSSSSDAQKISREIPPCMAMGEAVGVAAAVALNAGVDVADVDIAKVRALLRSQGADPGDAPTEAQTAEMAL, from the coding sequence ATGTCCATTGCACGGGATCATATTGTCGAAAATCAGGGCCATGTCCGCGTCGTCGCACATGCCGACGTCGTGGTTGTCGGCGGTGGGCCGGCTGGCATTAGTGCCGCAGTAGCCGCCTCGCGAAACGGCGCCAAGGTCATCCTGCTCGAACGCTACCCTTACTTGGGCGGCCTGGCATCGGGCGGCATGGTGCTCGTCCTCGACGACATGTCCGACGGCAAGAACCAGACGGTTCGGGGCATCTGCTCCGAGATCATCGAGCGCATGGAGAAGATGGGTCTCTGCGTCGTTCCGCCGGTGGCCGAGCACGGCTCCAGCCCCGAGCTCTATCGCAAATGGGGCCGCTGGGGCGTCTACCACCTGCATTCCAAGAAGAAGCCGCCGGAGATCTGCCCGGCGGCCGCCTTCGACCCCGATGCCTTCAAGCGCGCCTCCAACGACATCGTTACGGATGCCGGCGTGCATCTGCGCACCCACTCGTGGTTTTCGAAGACCATCGTCGAGGACGGGCGTGCGGTCGGCGTCATCTGCGAAACCAAGGAAGGCCGCCAGGCCATCATGGGATCGATCATCATCGATGCCTCGGGCGATCTCGACGTCGCGGCCTCCGCGGGCAGCGCCTTCACCGCCGGCGCCTTCATTCTCACGACGGTGTTCCGCCTTGGCGGTATCGACACCGACGAGGCCGAACGCTTCGAACATGAAGCGCCCGAGGAATTCCAGAAGATCGATCGGGAGGTGAAGCGCATCCTCGGCGGCAGCTGGGAGAAGTGGTGGCTGAAGACGCCGTTGCCCGGCGTGATCTGGTGCAATTGTCCACATATGGCCGGCTTTGACGGCCTGAAGGTCGACGATATGACCAGGGCCGACATCGAAGGCCGTCGCCGCATGCATGACGCGATGGACTATGCCAAGGCCCATCTGCCCGGCTTCGCCAACGCCTATTTCATCGACGTGGCGCCACAGCTCGGCGTGCGCCAGACGCGCCTGCTGCAGGGCCAGTATGTGGTCACCAAGCAGGACGTGCTCGAGCGCCGGTATTTCAACGATACCGTCGCCCGCGGACGCGACTACTACTATCCCTATCGCTCGTTCCTGCCGAAGGACGTCAACAACCTGCTCGTCGCCGGGCGCCATTATTCGTCCTCGTCCGACGCACAGAAGATTTCCCGCGAGATCCCGCCTTGCATGGCCATGGGCGAGGCCGTCGGTGTGGCTGCAGCCGTCGCCCTGAACGCCGGCGTGGATGTGGCCGACGTCGACATCGCCAAGGTTCGCGCCCTGCTGCGCAGCCAGGGCGCCGACCCCGGTGACGCACCGACGGAGGCCCAGACCGCCGAGATGGCGCTTTGA
- a CDS encoding ABC transporter permease has protein sequence MLSSPADAVASANSMTRSALTMRRPGFLDRNKGVVLPLLVFAGALLLWEWAVRFFEVKAFIAPAPSTVMGTLVSEFPMLMQNLGVTAFESIVGFVIGNVFACLIAVAFVYRRWIDQAFFPLIVVINTIPLVAKAPILVLLLGNGFVPKIIIVATICFFPTLVNMTRGLRDVSEQHLELMKILSASEREVFVKLRFYGALPYLFSALKITASSAVVGAIIGEWIGATTGIGALIIQATYQYDSAMLYATIIVASAFSAIFFGLVAWLEKHMLKWRFDGTN, from the coding sequence ATGCTCTCTTCCCCAGCCGATGCCGTCGCATCAGCCAACAGCATGACCCGTTCTGCCCTGACCATGCGGAGGCCGGGCTTCCTGGACCGCAACAAGGGGGTCGTCCTGCCGCTCCTGGTCTTTGCGGGCGCACTGCTTCTCTGGGAGTGGGCAGTGCGTTTCTTCGAGGTGAAAGCGTTCATCGCGCCTGCGCCTTCGACGGTCATGGGCACGCTCGTCTCGGAATTTCCGATGCTCATGCAGAACCTCGGCGTGACGGCCTTCGAGTCCATCGTGGGTTTTGTCATCGGCAACGTCTTTGCCTGTCTGATTGCGGTGGCATTTGTCTACCGCCGCTGGATCGACCAGGCCTTCTTTCCGCTGATCGTGGTCATCAACACCATTCCCCTGGTCGCCAAGGCGCCGATCCTGGTGCTCCTGCTCGGCAATGGCTTCGTGCCGAAGATCATCATCGTGGCGACGATCTGCTTCTTTCCGACACTGGTGAACATGACGCGCGGCCTGCGCGACGTGTCCGAGCAGCATCTCGAATTGATGAAGATCCTCTCTGCCTCCGAGCGCGAGGTCTTCGTTAAGCTGCGTTTCTATGGGGCGCTGCCTTACCTATTTTCCGCGCTCAAGATCACGGCCTCGAGCGCTGTGGTGGGCGCGATCATCGGCGAGTGGATCGGGGCCACGACCGGCATCGGCGCGCTCATCATCCAGGCAACCTACCAGTACGACTCCGCGATGCTCTATGCGACGATCATCGTGGCGTCTGCCTTCTCGGCGATCTTCTTCGGACTTGTCGCCTGGCTTGAAAAGCACATGCTGAAGTGGCGTTTCGACGGCACTAACTAG